Genomic DNA from Anaerolineae bacterium:
GGACATTGACGCCCTGCGGATTGTGTCTGAAGGCGTCAACGCCCTTACCGGCCCGGAACGCGGTTTTATTGTTATCACCCACTACCAGCGCATTTTGAACTACATCAAACCGGATTTTGTGCACGTGATGTACAACGGCCAGATTATCGAATCCGGCGGCCCGGACCTGGCCGAAAAACTGGAGCAGGAAGGTTACGATAATATTCTAAAGGAACGGGGTTAACATAATTTACGATTTCAGATTTACGGGTGTTGGACTCAACCGTAAATCGTAAATCCAAAATCGTAAATAGGAGAGACTTATGGCTCAAACATTTGATGTTAATTTAGACGATTACAAATACGGTTTTAGCGTTCCCGAAAATTACGCCTTCAAAGCCCGCAAAGGTCTGGACGAGGACATTGTCCGCGAAATTTCGTGGATGAAACAAGAACCAAAATGGATGCTCGATTTCCGGCTGCGCGGCTATCGCCATTTTATGGAGCGCCCCATGCCCCAATGGGGCGGGCGCGGTATGCTCAATGAGCTTAATTTTGACGACATCTATTACTACATCAAACCCATTGACGCCCAAAAAGCCTTCAACTCCTGGGACGATGTGCCCGCAGACATCAAAAACACCTTTGATCGCCTGGGCATCCCCGAAGCCGAGCAGAAGTTTCTGGCCGGGGTAGGGGCGCAGTACGAGAGCGAGGTGGTGTATCACAACCTTCTGGAAGACCTGGAAAAGAAAGGCGTTATCTTTTTGGATATGGATGCGGGCTTGCGCGAGCATCCCGATATTGTCAAAGCGTATTTTACCACGGTCATTCCACCGGAGGACAACAAATTTGCCGCGCTAAATACCGCAGTTTGGTCCGGCGGCAGTTTTATTTACGTGCCGCCCGGCGTGCACATTGACCTGCCCTTGCAAGCCTACTTTCGCATCAATGCCCAGAATATGGGCCAGTTTGAGCGCACCCTGATTATTGTGGATGAAGGGGCCTACGTGCATTACGTAGAAGGTTGTACCGCGCCCACCTACTCCAGCGACAGCCTGCACAGCGCGGTAGTGGAGATCATTGTTAAAGAAAATGGCCGCTGTCGTTACTCCACTATCCAAAACTGGAGCCACAACGTTTATAACCTGGTCACCAAACGCGCCCAGGCTTATCGCAACGCCACCATGGAATGGGTAGATGGGAATCTTGGCTCAAAGCTGACGATGAAATATCCGGCAGTCTGGCTCATGGAACCCGGCGCGCATGGCGAAGTGCTGTCCATTGCTTTTGCCGGCCGTGGCCAGTTGCAAGACGCGGGGGCCAAAATTGTGCACGCCGCGCCCGATACCAGTTCGGTGATCACCAGCAAGTCAATCAGCAAAAACGGGGGACGCACCACCTATCGCGGTTTGGTGAAAGTGGCGCCCGGCGCCACCAACGCCAAAAGCAACGTGGTTTGCGATGCCCTGATTCTGGATGAGGAGTCCGCTACAGACACGTTTCCCTACATCGAAATTGAAGAGCAGGACGTAAGCATCGGCCACGAAGCCAGCGTTTCCAAAGTGTCGGAGGAGCAGCTCTTTTACCTGATGAGCCGCGGCATTCCCGAAGGCCAGGCGGCCAATATGATTGTCAGCGGCTTCATTGAGCCAATTGTGAAGGAACTGCCTATGGAATACGCCCTGGAATTGAATCGCCTCATTGAAATGGAAATGGAAGGCTCGGTGGGCTAATGACAACTTTAACCACTACCCCCAAAACAAAAGACAAACTATTGGCGGCCGGCGTTTTTTCGCTCAAGGAGGTTGAAGCCATTTCGGCCAAGTTCAACGAGCCGGAGTGGCTGCGCCAGAAACGCCGCATCAGTTGGGCCGTTTTTGAAGAAACGCCTATGCCTACCACCGCCGACGAGGATTGGCGGCGCACCGATTTGCGCAAGATCAAGTGGGAAAAATTCAAATTGGCCGACCCGTCGGTGCTGGAATGTGTAGGGCAACAGATCAATAACCTGGCCGATCTGCCGGAAGATATGCGCGACGCCGTAGAGCAAGAATATCCCGCCGCCGGGCGGTTGATCATTGCCAACGGCCGGCCTGTTTATTATGAGCTTGACCCGGACGTGGCGGCCCAGGGAGTTATTTTTTCCGATCTCTCCACCGCCGTGGCCAAACATCCCGCCCTGGTAGAAAAATATCTGGGGGCCGAGGCCGTACCGCCCTCAAATAGCAAATTTGCCGCGCTCAACAGCGCCCTGTGGCAGGGGGGGGTCTTTCTTTACCTGCCCAAAGAGGTGGAGGTGGAAAAACCATTTCAGGTAGCTTACATTCTTGACGGTGAAGGCAGCGCTATCTTCCCGCGCGCGTTGCTGGTGGCCGACCGCTTTGCCAGCGCCACTTATATTGAAGAAAACATTTCTTGCGGCCAACACGGCCAGGCCCTCAATGCCGGCGTTACCGAAATTTATACCCTGGCAGGGGCGCAAATTCGGCATGTGGATGTACAGCGTTGGGGCCAGGATGTTTATAATTTCAACGTCAAATGCTCGGTGAGTCAAAACGACAGCACCGTGATCTGGGAAACCGGCCAACTGGGGGGACGTTTGACCAAGAGCTATTACAACAGCCTGCTGCCGGGCGATGGCTCAACCATGGAGTTCAACGGCGTCTACTTTATGGAAGGCAAACAACATCTTGATCTCGATTGCCTGATCCATCACTTCGGCCTGGCCACCACCGGCGACTTGTTGCTGCACGGCGCGCTCAAAGACAAAAGCCGCAGCGTATTTACCGGGCTGATTAAAATTGAGCCGTCCGGCCAGCAGACCAACTCGTATTTAAAAAACGAAAACTTGCTCCTGGACCGCTCCGCCCGCTCCGACTCCATCCCCAGCCTGGAAATTGACGCCAACGACGTGCGGGCCTCGCACGGAGCCACGGTGAGTAAGATTGAGGAAGAGTACGTTTTTTACCTGATGAGCCGGGGCATTCCGCGCAACACCGCGGTGCGGATGGTGGTCGAGGGCTTTTTCTACAAAGTGTTCGACCGGATGTACAACGAGCGCGTGCGGCAAAAACTGTTCAATGCGGTTTCCGCCAAAATTGGCGATTAAACTCTTCTCGTTTCCAAACACAATATGGGGGTGAGGTTTTTGTGTTAGACGCAGGTTGTGGAGATCTTTGGGGGCGCTGATGATGAGGGCTAAAAGAAACGGCTCGAGGAATAGCAATAGTCAGTCGGCCGATGTTGTTGAAATCTCCACCGGGAAATATCCGGCTTTCACCGGGAAAAATCCGGCCTGGTCTAAGGAAGCAGGGAACGCATGGCGACAGCAAAAGGCTGTTGCTGCGTCCCTGCTTACCTTATAATCCAATGATAAACCGCCAGTTTGTAAAACAAGGCGTTTCATAGTAGAGTTGTAAACGTGTCACCTGCCTACCAGGAGCCAACACCTTATGTTTAATGTTCATGCCATTCGGCAAGATTTTCCCATCTTGCAGCAAAAAGCCAATGGCAAGCCGCTGGTTTATCTGGATAATTCGGCCAGTTCGCAGAAACCGCTTTCTGTCATTGAGGCCATGAACACCTTTTACCGCGAGTACAATGCCAACGTGCATCGCGGCATTTATCAGCTTAGCGAAAAAGCCTCGGTAGCCTACGAAACGGCCCGCAAAAAAGTGGGCCGTTTCATCAACGCCCGCAGTTGGCGCGAGATAATTTTTACCCGCAATGCCACCGAGAGCATCAACCTGGTGGCCTACACCTGGGGACAAACCAACATCAAAGCCGGGGATGTCATTTTGACCAGCGAAATGGAGCATCACGCCAACATCGTCCCCTGGCAGCAGTTGGCCGCCCGCACCGGGGCCACGGTCAAATATATCCCCATAGACGAACGGGGTTGTTTGAACATGGCCGCTTTTGAGGAGTTGTTGACTCCCGCCGTCAAACTGGTTACAATTACGCAAATGAGCAATACCCTGGGCACCATCACCCCCGTTGGCGAAATTGGGCAAAAAGCGCACGCAATAGGGGCGTTGCTGCTGCTGGATGGGGCGCAGGCCGTGCCCCACATGCCCACCGACGTGCAGGCCTTTGATTGCGACTTTCTGGCTTTTTCCGGACACAAAATGTTGGGGCCAACCGGCATTGGCGTATTGTGGGGGCGTAAAGAAATCCTGGCCCAGATGCCGCCCTTTATGAGCGGCGGCGACATGATCAAGCGGGTCACTTTTGAGGAGGCCGACTGGAACGATTTGCCCTGGAAATTTGAGGCAGGCACGCCCTCCATTGCCGAGGCCATTGGGCTGGGGTATGCCGTGGATTATTTGAATAATTTGGGTATGCACCACGTTCGGCAGCACGAGATTGCGCTGACCACTTACGCCCTGGCCCGGTTAGGCCAGGTGGAAGGCCTGCGTATCTACGGCCCGCATGCCCCCACCTCTCGCGGTGGGGCCGTGGCTTTTACTCTGGGCAACATCCATCCGCACGACGTGGCGGCGGTGCTGGATAGGGAAGGCATTGCCGTGCGGGCCGGTCATCATTGCACTATGCCGCTCCATGCCAGATTGGGCCTCCAGGCCACCACCCGGGCCAGTTTTTACATTTATAATCTGCCGGAAGAAGTAGACCGCCTGGCCGAGGCGCTGGATAAAACCAGAGAATTGTTAGGCTAATCTGGATTATCTAAACCTAATCTAAACCTAATTCTAAACATTATGGACGACTTTTACCGGGAAAACATACTGGACCATTATCGCCACCCACGCCATGCCGGCACGCTGGAAAATCCAACCCATTCTCACCAGGAGGATAATCCACTGTGTGGCGATGTGATTCGTATTGACCTGCACGTTGATGAAAACAATGTTATTGACCAGGTGGCCTTTCAGGGCAAAGGCTGCGCCATCAGCCAGGCCAGCGCCAGCATGCTCACCGAAATGATCCAGGGCAAAACTCTGGAAGAGGCCAAACAAATTGGTAAAGAGGATATTTTAGAGGCGCTGGGCATTGAAATTGGCCCGGTGCGCATGAAGTGCGCCCTGCTCTCGCTCAAAGTGCTTAAAGCCGGGGTTTACGGCCTGCGCGAAGAGGATTGGAACACCGAAGATGACGACTGGTAGGGAAGGGGGAAAATGGCTGAATTCATTAAAGTAGCCCAAACATCGGACCTGGCGCCCGGCCAAAAGATGCTGGTTGAATACGAAGACGACGACGTGGGCCTGTTCAACCTTGACGGAAAGTTTTATGCCATCTCCGATGTATGCACCCACGATAACGGCCCTCTGGTGGAAGGCGAGCTGGACGGCGAGTGGATTGTGTGCCCGCGACATGGGGCGCGTTTTAACGTTAAAACCGGCCAGCAGACCATGCCCGCCTTTGCGCCGGTGCCGTTGTACGAAGTTAAAGTTGCGGGCGACGATATTCTCATTGCGCCAAAAGAATAAAGTTGCAGGCCGATCAGTAATCAAAAAGCCTGTTCACCAAAGGTGACATTTGGCCCGTTATCTTATCTTGTACGAGGAGGAATGATGTCTGAAGAAACCGTTAATAATGAAGTTACCGAAGAGAATGGTGTAACCGAAGAATCGGTGCGAGAAGCCCTGCGCGGAGTGATGGACCCCGAACTCCATCTTGACGTGGTCACTTTGGGTTTGATCAGAGAGATTGATCTGGAAAGCACGCCGGTTCATGTTAAAATGGTGTTGACCACGCCCTTTTGCCCTTACGGCCCCTGGATGGTAGGCCAGATCAAAGAGATGGCTGAATACGCGGTTGGGGATGAAGTTAAGGTTGAGGTTTTAGCCGAGCAGTGGCACCCCGAAATGATGGAAGACCCTACCCTACTGGGTTTTTTCTAAAAATTTAGAAATGTGTTTACCCCTTAAATCCCTCCGTTAACGGGGGAACAGAGAGGAATAAAACTTGCCCCAAAATCCAACACCCTCTTTTGATTTGCCCAAAAGGGCGTAAGCAGGTAAGATTATTTACAATCAAAACATTTCATCCTCCAGAAGATTATGACCGATTCAATTGTAATCCCGGGAAAAAATTGTTGTACATGTATGAAGCGGGCGCGGTAGCCCCGCTCTCAACAGGAGAGAGTGGGTGGCTACGGTAGCCCGCATCGCCGTGTGGCAACGACGATGAGACTCTCAAGCAGACCTGCGATTACAATTGATTTGTTTAGCCGGCCATAGCGGTCAATAATTTAATATTAATCTTACTGAGCAGGCTCATCGTCAGGTGTACGGTGAGTTTTTTGTTTTTAAGGCCCGCAATATTTAGGGTTCAGACAAAAAAGGAGGCCATCATGGCCTTTATAGAAACAATGGAAAAAACGCAAACAAAAACTGCCTTTGTCACCAAACGGCCGGCCGAACCCCGGCCCCTGGGTGATAGTTTGTTAGCCCGCATTGGCCACACCCCCTTGTTACCTCTGCATCGCCTGGCCTGCGCCGAGGGAATCTCGCCCAGGGTGGTGATTTTTGCCAAGGCGGAATGGTTTAATGCCGGCGGCTCGGTAAAGGCCCGGCCCGCCCTGGCCATGATTGAAGACGGGGAAAGAACGGGTTTACTGACCCCGGCTAAAACCATCGTCGAGGCCACCTCTGGCAATACCGGCATTGCCCTGGCCATGATTGGCGCGGCCAAAGGCTACAAAGTCACCCTGGTAATGCCCGCCAACGCCAGCCAGGAACGCAAAGACATCTTGCTTGCCTACGGCGCAGAGTTGGTGCTCACCGACCCCCTGGCAGGCATTGACGGTTCCATTCGCACGGCCAACGAGATGCTGGCTCAAAACCCGGAACGCTACTTCCGGCCCGACCAGTACAACAACCTGGTCAACTGGCAGGCGCACTTTCATACCACCGGCGTGGAAATTTGGCAGCAGACCGGGGGCGCCGTAACCCACTTTTTGGCCGGCATTGGCACCGGCGGAACCTTGATGGGCACAGGCCGGCGTTTGAAAGGATTTAACGCCAATATCCAGGTGATGGCGGTGGAACCGGCAGACGAATTGGGCGTTATTGAAGGTTTGAAACACATGGAAACCAGCATCGTGCCTCAAATCTACGACCCCCACTTCCCTGACCGCAAAATTGCCGTCCGCCCCAACGAGACCCGCGAGATGGCCCGCCGCCTGGCCCTGGAAGAGGGTTTGTTTGTAGGCTACTCCGCCGGGGCCGCCGCCTGGGCCTCAATTCAATTAGCCAAAACCCTTGAGGAAGACAGCGTGATTGTGACGGTTTTCCCCGACGGCGGCGAAAAATATCTCAGCGTGGCCAGATAGCGGCGCTTCAATTTGTTATGACCATTCTCCTATGGCAAAATGCCTTAACCTGGCGCATACTCAAAGTCAGCAAAGTGAGTTAGTGCCATAGAAGAGGTTTTTTTAGTGGGCATATCAAACCCTCGCCTTCTCATCGCCGAACCCGATCACGACATTCGGGCGTCGTTAGAGATATACTTCAAAAACAACGGCTACGAGATTCGGGCAGTGGAGGCTGCCGACGAAATCTTAAAAGTGTGCCGTCCCTGGCAACCCAACGTTATTCTCATCAGCGACGAGTTTACCGGGACAGACCCTTATCAGATTTGCCGGGATTTATTGGACGACACCCTGACCGGCCACATTCCCATCGTCATGCTGCTCCATCTTAACGAGCGCCGCGCCCGGCTGGAGGCCCTGGAGGTGGGAGTCAACGACATCATCACCAAACCCTTTGATATTGAGGAATTGCGATTGCGGATTGAAGCGGCCATCCGCCTTTCGACCATGCGTTTGGAAGCCTGATTTGAACGGATAGTTTTTGCCGTTTGGCTAACAATGAGTACTATACGGTATCTGCCGGTGTAGATACCGTATTTTTTTGCGTAAGGGGGACCTGAACCTTGCTGATTGTAATGAAATTTGGCGGCACTTCGGTGGGGAGTGTCCAGGCTTTAGAAAAAGTGGTTGAAATTGTGAAAAAGGCGAAGGCCCAAGGCCATCAGTTGGTGGTTGTGGTTTCGGCCATGAGCGGCGTAACCGACTTGCTGCTCAATGCGGCCTATGCCGCCGCAGCCGGCCACGAAGAGGGCGCCGGCCAGGCGCGGACGCAAATTGCCCAAAAACACACCGAGGCCCTGTACCATTTTTTAGAAAAAAATTCTGAACGGCAAGTGATGCTAACCCGCATCAACGCCCTGCTGGCCGAATTCACGGCCTTATGCCACGGCATCAACGTATTGGGTGAATTGACCCCGCGCGCCCTGGACGTGATTGGGGGCCTGGGCGAACGGATGAGCGCGCCTCAGGTGGCCGCCATTCTGAGCCACGCGGGCGTGCCGGCGCAAGACATCCCGGCCACCGACCTGATTGTAACGGATAATCGTTTTGGCTCTGCCGTGCCATTGATTGAGCAAACCGGGCAAAAGGCGCAGGCGGGCTTGCGCCCCGTTTTGGCTAAGGGCAAAGTGGCGGTGGTCACTGGCTTTATTGGGGCCACCGCAGACGGCGTGCAAACCACCCTGGGCCGCGGCGGCAGCGATTAT
This window encodes:
- the sufB gene encoding Fe-S cluster assembly protein SufB, translated to MAQTFDVNLDDYKYGFSVPENYAFKARKGLDEDIVREISWMKQEPKWMLDFRLRGYRHFMERPMPQWGGRGMLNELNFDDIYYYIKPIDAQKAFNSWDDVPADIKNTFDRLGIPEAEQKFLAGVGAQYESEVVYHNLLEDLEKKGVIFLDMDAGLREHPDIVKAYFTTVIPPEDNKFAALNTAVWSGGSFIYVPPGVHIDLPLQAYFRINAQNMGQFERTLIIVDEGAYVHYVEGCTAPTYSSDSLHSAVVEIIVKENGRCRYSTIQNWSHNVYNLVTKRAQAYRNATMEWVDGNLGSKLTMKYPAVWLMEPGAHGEVLSIAFAGRGQLQDAGAKIVHAAPDTSSVITSKSISKNGGRTTYRGLVKVAPGATNAKSNVVCDALILDEESATDTFPYIEIEEQDVSIGHEASVSKVSEEQLFYLMSRGIPEGQAANMIVSGFIEPIVKELPMEYALELNRLIEMEMEGSVG
- the sufD gene encoding Fe-S cluster assembly protein SufD produces the protein MTTLTTTPKTKDKLLAAGVFSLKEVEAISAKFNEPEWLRQKRRISWAVFEETPMPTTADEDWRRTDLRKIKWEKFKLADPSVLECVGQQINNLADLPEDMRDAVEQEYPAAGRLIIANGRPVYYELDPDVAAQGVIFSDLSTAVAKHPALVEKYLGAEAVPPSNSKFAALNSALWQGGVFLYLPKEVEVEKPFQVAYILDGEGSAIFPRALLVADRFASATYIEENISCGQHGQALNAGVTEIYTLAGAQIRHVDVQRWGQDVYNFNVKCSVSQNDSTVIWETGQLGGRLTKSYYNSLLPGDGSTMEFNGVYFMEGKQHLDLDCLIHHFGLATTGDLLLHGALKDKSRSVFTGLIKIEPSGQQTNSYLKNENLLLDRSARSDSIPSLEIDANDVRASHGATVSKIEEEYVFYLMSRGIPRNTAVRMVVEGFFYKVFDRMYNERVRQKLFNAVSAKIGD
- a CDS encoding cysteine desulfurase, which translates into the protein MFNVHAIRQDFPILQQKANGKPLVYLDNSASSQKPLSVIEAMNTFYREYNANVHRGIYQLSEKASVAYETARKKVGRFINARSWREIIFTRNATESINLVAYTWGQTNIKAGDVILTSEMEHHANIVPWQQLAARTGATVKYIPIDERGCLNMAAFEELLTPAVKLVTITQMSNTLGTITPVGEIGQKAHAIGALLLLDGAQAVPHMPTDVQAFDCDFLAFSGHKMLGPTGIGVLWGRKEILAQMPPFMSGGDMIKRVTFEEADWNDLPWKFEAGTPSIAEAIGLGYAVDYLNNLGMHHVRQHEIALTTYALARLGQVEGLRIYGPHAPTSRGGAVAFTLGNIHPHDVAAVLDREGIAVRAGHHCTMPLHARLGLQATTRASFYIYNLPEEVDRLAEALDKTRELLG
- a CDS encoding SUF system NifU family Fe-S cluster assembly protein → MDDFYRENILDHYRHPRHAGTLENPTHSHQEDNPLCGDVIRIDLHVDENNVIDQVAFQGKGCAISQASASMLTEMIQGKTLEEAKQIGKEDILEALGIEIGPVRMKCALLSLKVLKAGVYGLREEDWNTEDDDW
- a CDS encoding non-heme iron oxygenase ferredoxin subunit, which produces MAEFIKVAQTSDLAPGQKMLVEYEDDDVGLFNLDGKFYAISDVCTHDNGPLVEGELDGEWIVCPRHGARFNVKTGQQTMPAFAPVPLYEVKVAGDDILIAPKE
- a CDS encoding metal-sulfur cluster assembly factor, which gives rise to MMSEETVNNEVTEENGVTEESVREALRGVMDPELHLDVVTLGLIREIDLESTPVHVKMVLTTPFCPYGPWMVGQIKEMAEYAVGDEVKVEVLAEQWHPEMMEDPTLLGFF
- a CDS encoding cysteine synthase, which codes for MEKTQTKTAFVTKRPAEPRPLGDSLLARIGHTPLLPLHRLACAEGISPRVVIFAKAEWFNAGGSVKARPALAMIEDGERTGLLTPAKTIVEATSGNTGIALAMIGAAKGYKVTLVMPANASQERKDILLAYGAELVLTDPLAGIDGSIRTANEMLAQNPERYFRPDQYNNLVNWQAHFHTTGVEIWQQTGGAVTHFLAGIGTGGTLMGTGRRLKGFNANIQVMAVEPADELGVIEGLKHMETSIVPQIYDPHFPDRKIAVRPNETREMARRLALEEGLFVGYSAGAAAWASIQLAKTLEEDSVIVTVFPDGGEKYLSVAR
- a CDS encoding response regulator transcription factor → MGISNPRLLIAEPDHDIRASLEIYFKNNGYEIRAVEAADEILKVCRPWQPNVILISDEFTGTDPYQICRDLLDDTLTGHIPIVMLLHLNERRARLEALEVGVNDIITKPFDIEELRLRIEAAIRLSTMRLEA